A section of the Clostridium felsineum DSM 794 genome encodes:
- the thrC gene encoding threonine synthase yields the protein MNHIYYKSTRDNDINVLASEAILKGISDDGGLFIPEKMPELDFDIKDIVNMSYKEIAYKVMKSFFTDFTEEELKYCIENAYDSKFDTEEIAPIKKTKDAYFLELYHGPTLAFKDMALSILPYLLKTASKKNGIEDKIVILTATSGDTGKAALEGFKDVPGTEIIVFFPSDGVSEVQRLQMVTQNGKNTHVVAIDGNFDDAQSGVKKIFTDKEFIKELKDNNCVFSSANSINIGRLVPQVVYYFYAYAKMCSKDEIKFGEKINFVVPTGNFGNILAAYFAKNMGVPVNKLICASNDNKVLYDFFESGSYDKNREFVTTISPSMDILISSNLERLIYFICDRDSNKVAEFMKELSENGVYNISEEMKDKLKDFYGGYATEGETKKAIGKVYGENKYLIDTHTAVAYSVYEDYLNSTKDTLKTVIASTASPYKFTNAVMTSLHDKYTSVDDFELMKKMSELIGSEIPSGVKNLNEREVIHKDVCKKDEMKEIVRGFLK from the coding sequence AAAAGGTATATCTGATGATGGTGGACTTTTTATTCCGGAAAAAATGCCAGAACTTGACTTTGATATTAAAGATATTGTTAACATGAGCTATAAAGAAATAGCTTATAAAGTGATGAAGAGCTTTTTTACTGATTTTACAGAAGAAGAGCTTAAATATTGTATAGAAAATGCGTATGATAGTAAATTTGATACAGAAGAAATAGCACCAATAAAAAAGACTAAGGATGCTTATTTTTTAGAGCTTTATCATGGACCTACACTTGCATTTAAGGATATGGCATTATCTATTTTACCGTATCTTTTAAAAACAGCTTCAAAGAAAAATGGAATTGAAGATAAAATAGTTATTTTAACAGCTACATCAGGAGATACTGGTAAAGCAGCATTAGAAGGTTTTAAGGATGTTCCTGGTACAGAAATAATAGTGTTTTTTCCAAGTGATGGTGTAAGTGAAGTTCAAAGACTTCAAATGGTAACACAAAACGGAAAAAATACTCATGTTGTAGCTATAGATGGAAATTTTGATGATGCTCAAAGTGGAGTAAAAAAGATATTTACAGATAAAGAATTTATAAAAGAGCTTAAAGATAATAACTGTGTATTTTCATCTGCAAATTCAATTAATATTGGAAGGCTTGTGCCTCAAGTGGTATATTATTTTTATGCATATGCAAAAATGTGTTCAAAAGATGAAATTAAATTTGGAGAAAAAATAAATTTTGTAGTACCTACAGGGAACTTTGGAAATATACTAGCAGCATATTTTGCTAAAAACATGGGAGTTCCAGTTAATAAGCTTATATGTGCCTCAAATGATAATAAGGTTCTTTATGATTTCTTTGAAAGCGGAAGTTATGATAAAAATAGAGAATTTGTAACAACAATATCGCCCTCTATGGACATTCTAATTTCAAGTAATCTTGAAAGGCTTATTTATTTTATATGTGATAGAGATTCAAACAAAGTAGCTGAGTTTATGAAGGAACTTAGTGAAAATGGAGTTTATAATATAAGTGAAGAGATGAAGGATAAACTTAAAGATTTTTATGGTGGATATGCTACAGAAGGTGAAACTAAAAAAGCTATAGGTAAAGTTTATGGTGAAAATAAATACCTTATAGATACTCATACAGCAGTAGCTTATAGCGTATATGAAGACTATTTAAATAGTACTAAAGATACTCTAAAGACAGTTATAGCGTCAACAGCAAGCCCATACAAGTTTACAAATGCGGTTATGACTTCGCTGCATGATAAATATACTTCTGTAGATGATTTCGAACTTATGAAGAAAATGAGTGAACTTATAGGTTCAGAAATACCTAGTGGTGTAAAGAATCTTAATGAAAGAGAAGTTATTCATAAAGATGTTTGCAAGAAGGATGAAATGAAAGAAATAGTTAGAGGCTTTTTAAAATAG
- a CDS encoding ASCH domain-containing protein encodes MEKEHKSVKEMWTKYLKVNGEDIESTKKTYSSWYFGDKSIADDLAELVKKGIKRGTTSLYCLYELENEELPKEGNLNIITDYEGIAKCIIENIKITVLPFNEVTEELAGIEGEGDKSLDYWRKGHIKFFTMEMEAIGEKFLEDTPVVFEEFRVVYK; translated from the coding sequence ATGGAAAAAGAACATAAGTCAGTAAAAGAAATGTGGACAAAATATTTGAAAGTAAATGGTGAAGATATAGAAAGTACGAAAAAAACGTATTCTTCTTGGTACTTTGGTGATAAAAGTATTGCTGATGATTTGGCTGAACTTGTTAAGAAAGGCATTAAAAGAGGAACTACAAGTCTTTATTGTTTGTATGAGCTAGAAAACGAAGAATTACCCAAAGAAGGAAATTTGAATATAATAACAGATTATGAGGGTATAGCCAAATGTATAATTGAAAATATTAAGATAACAGTACTGCCTTTTAACGAGGTTACAGAAGAGTTAGCAGGAATAGAAGGAGAGGGTGACAAATCTTTAGATTATTGGCGAAAAGGTCACATAAAGTTTTTTACTATGGAGATGGAAGCGATTGGAGAAAAATTTTTAGAAGATACGCCTGTAGTATTTGAAGAGTTTAGGGTAGTGTATAAATAA
- a CDS encoding pyridoxal phosphate-dependent aminotransferase, whose protein sequence is MNFSNRVHNMDFSPIRKLVPLSKAAEDNGIKVYHLNIGQPDVKTPDTFFQGITNYNEKIVKYSDSQGIDTLIDSFIRSLSDSNIYFDKDEIMITHGGSEAIQFAIMATCDPGDEILSPEPFYSNYNGFARISGAKIVPFETKIEDNFHLPKKEEIVSKITDRTKCILLSNPCNPTGTVYTYEEMKMLGEIAKEYNLFIISDEVYRQFIFDNVPYTSSIHLTDILDRVILIDSISKHYSACGARIGLVASKNTDLMHQILKLCQARLCVSTIEQYAAANLINTMGSYITDVKMEYKKRRDIMYSALTSIPGVVCSKPEGAFYILAKLPVDDSEKFAKWLLTDFSYNNETVMFAPASGFYATKGLGKSEARFSYCTSIEDIENSIVILKKALEEYNK, encoded by the coding sequence TTGAATTTCTCAAATAGAGTTCACAATATGGATTTTTCACCAATAAGAAAATTAGTTCCACTTTCAAAGGCCGCTGAAGATAATGGTATAAAGGTATACCATTTAAATATAGGTCAACCAGATGTAAAGACTCCTGATACTTTTTTTCAGGGAATTACAAATTATAATGAAAAAATAGTTAAATATTCAGATTCACAGGGAATAGATACTTTAATAGATAGCTTTATAAGATCTTTATCTGATTCTAATATATACTTTGATAAAGATGAAATAATGATTACTCACGGCGGAAGTGAGGCTATACAATTTGCAATAATGGCTACCTGTGATCCAGGTGATGAAATATTAAGCCCAGAACCTTTCTACTCTAACTACAATGGTTTCGCTAGAATTTCTGGTGCTAAAATCGTTCCTTTTGAAACAAAAATAGAAGATAACTTTCATCTTCCAAAAAAAGAAGAAATTGTATCAAAAATAACTGATAGAACTAAATGTATCCTGCTTTCAAACCCATGTAATCCAACTGGAACAGTTTATACTTATGAAGAAATGAAAATGCTTGGTGAAATAGCGAAGGAATACAATTTATTTATAATATCAGATGAGGTATACAGACAATTTATATTTGATAACGTTCCTTATACTTCGAGTATACATCTAACTGATATACTTGATAGAGTTATACTAATCGATAGTATCTCAAAGCATTACAGTGCTTGTGGTGCTAGAATTGGCTTAGTTGCTTCTAAAAACACAGATTTAATGCACCAAATTCTCAAATTATGTCAAGCACGACTTTGCGTTTCAACTATTGAACAATATGCTGCTGCAAATCTAATAAATACTATGGGAAGCTATATAACTGATGTTAAAATGGAATACAAAAAAAGAAGAGATATAATGTATTCAGCTCTTACAAGTATTCCTGGAGTTGTATGCAGTAAGCCTGAAGGAGCTTTCTATATATTAGCAAAGCTTCCAGTGGATGATTCGGAGAAATTTGCAAAATGGCTTCTTACAGATTTTTCGTATAATAATGAAACTGTTATGTTTGCTCCTGCTTCTGGTTTCTATGCAACTAAAGGTCTTGGAAAAAGCGAAGCAAGATTTTCATATTGTACAAGTATAGAGGATATAGAAAATTCAATAGTTATACTTAAAAAAGCATTAGAAGAATATAATAAATAA
- a CDS encoding nicotinate phosphoribosyltransferase, with product MEFRKNFDIKDDRNLTMLVDFYELTMGNGYLNKNVGNKTAYFDMFFRRIPDNGGYCIMAGVQQLTEYLSNLKFTKDDIDYLRSKHQFSDEFLSYLENFKFECDVWAVPEGNPVFPNEPLVTVKGPAIQAQFVETMILLTINHQTLIATKANRICRAAENRPVMEFGSRRAQGYDGAIYGSRAAVIGGCSSTACTISEQMFGVNAVGTMAHSWVQLFDNEYEAFKAWAEVYPENCVLLIDTYNVLKSGLPNAIKVFDEILKPKGIKPSGIRIDSGDITYLTKKCRKILDEAGYTDCKIVISNSLDEHIITNVLLQGAKIDSFGVGERLITAKSEPVFGGVFKLCAVENDNGEIIPKIKISENQEKITNPGFKKIYRIFDKETDKALADLITLDDEIIDETKPLELFDPIYTWKKKRLTHYYAKDLRVQLFKKGKLIYENPDVLEIKDIANIETEKLWPEVLRLENPHTYYVDLSRKLWDLKHNLLEKYSNAFNS from the coding sequence ATGGAATTCAGAAAGAATTTTGATATTAAAGATGATAGAAATCTTACAATGCTTGTAGATTTCTACGAACTCACTATGGGAAATGGTTACTTAAATAAAAATGTTGGCAATAAAACCGCCTACTTTGATATGTTTTTTAGAAGAATCCCTGATAATGGAGGATACTGCATAATGGCTGGTGTCCAACAATTAACAGAATATCTTTCAAATTTAAAATTCACAAAAGATGATATAGATTATTTAAGAAGTAAGCATCAATTTTCCGATGAGTTTCTTTCATATCTTGAAAATTTTAAATTCGAATGTGACGTATGGGCAGTACCAGAGGGTAATCCTGTATTTCCAAATGAGCCACTTGTAACAGTTAAAGGACCTGCAATTCAAGCTCAATTTGTTGAAACTATGATCCTTTTAACTATAAATCATCAAACTTTAATAGCTACAAAAGCAAATAGAATATGTAGAGCAGCGGAAAATAGACCTGTTATGGAATTTGGTTCTAGACGTGCTCAAGGCTATGATGGAGCTATATATGGTTCTAGAGCTGCTGTTATTGGTGGTTGTAGTTCAACCGCTTGTACTATATCAGAGCAAATGTTTGGAGTTAATGCTGTTGGTACTATGGCTCACAGTTGGGTTCAATTATTTGATAATGAATACGAAGCCTTCAAAGCTTGGGCTGAAGTATATCCAGAAAACTGTGTACTTCTAATAGATACTTACAATGTATTAAAATCTGGTCTTCCAAATGCTATAAAAGTTTTTGATGAAATTTTAAAACCAAAGGGTATAAAACCTAGCGGAATAAGAATTGATAGCGGAGATATAACTTATCTTACAAAAAAATGTAGAAAAATTCTTGATGAAGCTGGATATACTGATTGTAAGATTGTAATTTCAAATTCACTTGATGAGCACATAATAACTAATGTTTTGCTTCAAGGTGCCAAAATAGATAGTTTTGGTGTAGGAGAAAGACTTATAACCGCAAAATCAGAACCTGTTTTTGGTGGAGTGTTTAAACTTTGTGCGGTTGAAAATGATAATGGTGAAATTATACCTAAAATTAAAATAAGTGAAAACCAAGAAAAAATAACAAATCCAGGTTTCAAAAAAATATATAGGATTTTCGATAAAGAAACAGATAAGGCTTTAGCTGATTTAATTACCCTAGATGATGAAATAATCGATGAAACTAAGCCTCTTGAATTATTTGATCCTATTTATACTTGGAAAAAGAAAAGATTAACTCATTACTATGCTAAGGATTTAAGAGTTCAATTATTCAAAAAAGGAAAACTCATATATGAAAATCCCGACGTTCTTGAAATAAAAGATATAGCAAATATAGAAACAGAAAAACTCTGGCCTGAGGTTTTAAGACTCGAAAATCCACATACTTACTATGTAGATCTTTCTAGAAAGCTTTGGGATTTAAAGCACAACTTACTTGAAAAATATTCTAACGCATTTAATAGCTAA
- a CDS encoding ATP-dependent helicase has product MEYKLDDFQQKAVVTDEKNAIVIAAPGSGKTSVIINRVAYLIKVKNVSCDNIIVITFTKAAAINMKQRYINYFNSRRTPFFGTFHSLFYKILLRHKGNIKIIDEFQKYNIVKSVLIKYMDEVNEDKLREVINDISSFKSGEFDMENFKPQIDKKIFDECYEKYEQYKIENSLMDFDDLQIQCMKMFEERPELLRGYSNLFKYVLVDEFQDSDTLQIRLLKMLSEKSSIYAVGDEDQCIYSFRGSRPDCMVDFDKIFNKGKKFFLNTNYRSVSNIVKISKHLIENNEKRNSKNINANKVSDGNINIINSKNENIEADKITIEIEKLKNISEYRYSDIAILYRTNVESRSLIDSFIRKNIPFKFLDREYNFFEHFICKDISAYLKLSIDEFDRESFLRIINRPFRYISKINLQKVKNYRNRESVFDILKNLEDLPIFQIRDIEKLQEKIRSLNKMSLLSAVQFVISDLGYADYIQDYAIKRGFNVEEMMDIIEEFKSSCEGYNNIIRFLAHIEEVKEKIKENKVDKNRDTVLLSTIHGVKGMEFKNVFIVNCNEENIPHKNSIEENIEEERRLFYVGITRAIENLWISIVSELKGCERKPSRFIKECKLNLNDFEGKYKKGEKVQHVSFGIGEILNIDDDVTEIKFQDSVRRFDTSVLLNAKLMWKC; this is encoded by the coding sequence ATGGAATATAAATTAGATGATTTTCAACAAAAAGCAGTTGTTACAGATGAGAAAAATGCTATTGTCATTGCAGCCCCTGGAAGTGGAAAAACAAGTGTAATAATAAATAGAGTAGCATATCTTATCAAGGTGAAAAATGTATCCTGTGATAATATTATAGTAATAACTTTTACAAAAGCGGCTGCCATTAATATGAAACAAAGATATATAAATTATTTTAATAGCAGAAGAACGCCTTTTTTTGGTACATTTCATAGTTTATTCTATAAAATATTATTAAGGCATAAAGGAAATATAAAAATAATAGATGAGTTTCAAAAATACAATATAGTAAAATCAGTACTTATAAAATATATGGACGAGGTAAATGAGGATAAGTTAAGAGAAGTTATAAATGATATATCAAGTTTTAAAAGTGGAGAATTTGATATGGAAAACTTTAAACCTCAAATAGATAAGAAGATTTTTGATGAGTGTTATGAAAAATATGAACAGTATAAGATAGAAAATTCACTTATGGATTTTGATGATTTGCAAATACAGTGTATGAAAATGTTTGAGGAAAGACCAGAACTTCTTCGTGGTTATAGCAATTTATTCAAGTATGTTTTAGTAGATGAATTTCAAGATTCGGACACACTTCAAATAAGGCTTTTAAAAATGCTAAGTGAAAAGAGCAGTATATACGCAGTTGGAGATGAAGATCAATGTATATATTCTTTTAGAGGTTCGAGACCTGATTGTATGGTGGATTTTGATAAAATTTTTAATAAGGGAAAGAAGTTTTTCTTAAACACAAATTATAGAAGTGTTAGTAATATTGTTAAAATATCTAAGCATTTAATAGAAAATAATGAAAAGAGAAATTCAAAGAATATAAATGCTAATAAAGTCAGTGACGGAAATATAAATATAATTAATAGTAAAAATGAAAACATAGAAGCGGACAAGATAACAATAGAAATTGAAAAGCTCAAAAATATATCAGAATATAGATACTCAGATATTGCAATATTGTACAGGACAAATGTTGAAAGCAGAAGCCTTATTGATAGCTTTATAAGAAAAAATATACCTTTTAAATTTTTGGACAGGGAATACAATTTTTTTGAACATTTTATATGTAAGGACATATCAGCATACTTAAAACTAAGCATAGATGAATTTGATAGAGAAAGCTTTTTAAGAATAATAAATAGGCCTTTTAGGTACATAAGTAAGATTAATCTCCAAAAAGTAAAGAATTACAGAAATAGGGAGAGTGTTTTTGACATATTAAAAAATTTAGAGGATTTACCTATATTTCAAATCAGAGATATCGAAAAGCTTCAAGAAAAAATAAGAAGTCTAAATAAAATGTCACTTTTAAGTGCAGTACAATTTGTGATTTCTGACTTAGGGTATGCAGATTATATTCAAGATTATGCTATAAAAAGAGGTTTTAATGTAGAAGAAATGATGGACATAATTGAAGAATTTAAAAGCTCCTGTGAGGGTTATAATAACATAATTAGATTTTTAGCCCATATAGAAGAGGTTAAGGAAAAAATAAAAGAAAATAAGGTTGATAAAAATAGGGATACGGTACTATTAAGTACAATTCATGGCGTAAAGGGCATGGAATTCAAAAATGTATTCATAGTAAATTGCAATGAAGAAAATATACCGCATAAAAATAGTATTGAAGAAAATATAGAAGAAGAGAGAAGACTTTTTTATGTTGGAATAACTAGAGCTATAGAAAACTTGTGGATTTCTATAGTAAGCGAACTTAAAGGCTGTGAGCGTAAGCCATCAAGATTTATTAAAGAATGTAAACTAAACTTAAATGATTTTGAAGGGAAATATAAAAAAGGCGAGAAAGTACAGCATGTTTCCTTTGGAATAGGAGAAATTTTAAACATTGATGATGACGTTACAGAAATAAAGTTTCAGGATAGTGTAAGAAGATTTGATACTAGTGTGCTTTTAAATGCTAAACTTATGTGGAAATGTTAG
- a CDS encoding peptidoglycan-binding protein, with protein MPTFPTLKLYYEGSYVRILQMNLYGLNYRYNGLQVTGKFDILTYEVVRDFQVEHKLVPDGIVGPITWTAILNQVTYIQSKLNSINFPLGNVDGIFGAKTTMAVKNFQSANNLLVNGIVTPRTRQKLFNPNPEINYSNRPSSLSLSSLNPYVASLAQQFLNLCTKNGLNVIIITAFRSWDEQDILYAQGRTAPGNIVTDAQGGDSYHNWGLAFDSAPFENGRVAWDDSAAFNEMGVLGQQIGLEWGGNWTSYAISLVDTPHFQYTFGLSTEQLLNGLKPA; from the coding sequence ATGCCTACTTTCCCTACTTTAAAATTGTATTATGAAGGTTCTTACGTTAGGATACTTCAAATGAATTTATATGGCTTAAATTATAGGTATAATGGACTTCAAGTTACGGGAAAATTTGATATTTTAACTTACGAGGTAGTAAGAGATTTTCAGGTAGAACATAAACTAGTGCCTGATGGAATTGTTGGTCCTATTACCTGGACTGCTATCTTAAATCAAGTTACTTATATACAAAGCAAACTAAACTCTATAAATTTTCCACTAGGCAATGTTGATGGTATATTTGGAGCTAAAACAACCATGGCTGTTAAAAACTTTCAAAGTGCTAATAACCTACTTGTAAATGGTATTGTTACTCCAAGAACAAGGCAAAAGCTTTTTAACCCTAATCCTGAAATAAACTACAGTAATCGTCCTAGTTCTTTAAGCTTAAGTTCTTTAAATCCTTATGTAGCATCTCTTGCACAGCAATTTCTTAACTTGTGTACTAAAAATGGTTTAAATGTAATTATAATTACAGCCTTTCGAAGCTGGGATGAACAAGATATATTATATGCTCAGGGTAGAACTGCACCTGGAAATATAGTAACTGATGCTCAAGGAGGAGATTCATACCATAATTGGGGATTAGCCTTCGACTCTGCCCCCTTTGAAAATGGCCGAGTTGCTTGGGATGATTCAGCTGCTTTTAATGAAATGGGAGTCCTTGGTCAACAGATTGGTTTAGAATGGGGCGGTAATTGGACCAGTTATGCCATTAGTTTAGTTGATACTCCTCATTTTCAATATACCTTTGGTTTAAGTACTGAACAACTTTTAAATGGTCTTAAGCCAGCTTAA
- a CDS encoding metallophosphoesterase family protein, with product MNKKRGLLSFLITTITALSVFSVAAVKANAQYEFDVISDTHIGSDDMGGWHATRNLKTTLNCIAKYHSNDQCVVFNGDNVDTAYQDSYDQLYNTIAQVKNDLSSQGKTIPYMYFNIGNHEYCFGGTNTGNYQTCLNNFNYNTNRIRSMIGSRAGVTDTNRANSYDLQYINNKNDRLAFLGTDELPSNPCDAYLAPSQIDWLNSTIIKNKNEWTTSSRGKKPMFVFLHQPLQNTVYGSDPTNPNFADWGTLLNTDTLKQYALRTNHPEVIMFTGHTHRDFDGSYYGDSENFCTLTPSYSSVFGVPSIGNTDGDPEGYHVTVYSDGVVVQGVKYTSSGTVQVNTRTINF from the coding sequence ATGAACAAAAAGAGAGGACTATTATCATTTTTAATTACAACGATTACAGCTTTAAGTGTATTTTCTGTTGCTGCTGTTAAAGCAAATGCTCAATACGAATTTGATGTTATCTCTGATACTCATATTGGCTCTGATGATATGGGTGGCTGGCATGCTACTAGAAATTTAAAAACTACTTTAAACTGTATAGCAAAATATCATTCTAATGATCAATGTGTAGTATTTAATGGTGATAATGTAGATACTGCTTATCAGGATAGTTACGATCAATTATATAACACAATAGCTCAAGTAAAAAATGATTTATCAAGTCAAGGCAAAACCATTCCTTACATGTACTTTAATATTGGTAATCATGAATACTGTTTTGGTGGTACTAATACAGGAAATTATCAAACTTGTCTTAATAATTTCAACTACAACACAAATAGAATTCGTTCAATGATAGGCTCTAGAGCTGGTGTAACCGATACTAACCGTGCTAATTCTTATGATCTACAGTATATCAATAACAAAAATGATAGGCTTGCCTTCTTAGGAACTGATGAACTTCCATCTAATCCTTGTGATGCTTATCTTGCTCCTAGCCAAATAGATTGGTTAAATTCTACAATTATTAAAAACAAAAATGAATGGACTACTTCATCAAGAGGTAAAAAACCTATGTTTGTTTTCTTACATCAACCTCTACAAAACACTGTCTATGGTTCAGATCCTACCAATCCAAACTTTGCTGATTGGGGAACTCTTTTAAATACTGATACTTTGAAACAGTACGCTTTAAGAACTAATCATCCTGAGGTTATAATGTTTACAGGTCACACACATAGGGATTTTGACGGCTCATATTATGGTGATAGTGAAAATTTTTGCACTTTAACACCTTCTTACAGCAGCGTTTTTGGTGTTCCTTCTATTGGAAACACTGACGGCGACCCTGAAGGTTATCATGTAACTGTATATAGTGATGGTGTAGTAGTTCAAGGTGTAAAATATACAAGCTCTGGAACTGTACAAGTAAATACACGTACAATAAACTTTTAA
- a CDS encoding FAD-dependent oxidoreductase, which produces MSKNTCILDDLNSKSYWLDSTEETNYPTLKNDVTVDVAIIGGGITGITTALLLKDEGLKVAVLEADRIVQGTTGHTTAFVTSQHGVIYNNLIDNFGFENAKQYALANETAIDFIENMIHKYNIDCNFLRLPAYTYTRDETYTETLKNEANAAKSLGINAKYTENLNLPFEIKGALLFENQAQFHPRKYLLKLAENIPDSNNQIYEHTRIVDIEKSDNYTLVTDTGLKITASKVVLASHFPFYDNLGLYFAKLRPERSYVVTAKIKNKLPSGTFVASSNEDWYFREEKYRDTSMLIIGGQDHKTAHDNDIKNRYYELKKYAETTFDIEKFLYCWATQDYITVDGVPYVGHITSSEENIYVATGYGEWGMTNGTAAANIIKDLIVNGKSPYEDIYNPSREIHLSSIKNIVRENLDVAKELIKGKLKLGSDNISLKNDEGKIVKINGEKYGAYKDINGKLHLVDVTCTHLGCELKWNNAEKSWDCPCHGSRFTFEGDIIEGPAVCRLHYYKAGKNTIDSNI; this is translated from the coding sequence ATGAGTAAAAACACATGTATTCTTGATGATTTAAATTCAAAATCATATTGGCTTGATTCAACAGAAGAAACAAATTACCCTACCTTAAAAAATGATGTTACCGTTGATGTTGCTATTATAGGAGGTGGAATCACGGGTATAACCACCGCCCTACTTTTAAAAGATGAAGGTTTAAAAGTAGCTGTACTTGAAGCTGATAGAATAGTTCAAGGAACCACGGGACACACAACTGCCTTTGTGACCTCTCAACATGGAGTAATATATAACAATTTAATAGATAACTTCGGTTTTGAAAATGCTAAGCAGTATGCCTTAGCCAACGAAACTGCAATAGATTTTATAGAAAATATGATCCATAAATATAACATTGACTGTAATTTTTTAAGACTTCCTGCTTACACCTATACAAGAGATGAAACTTACACCGAAACCTTAAAAAATGAAGCCAATGCAGCTAAAAGCCTAGGTATAAACGCAAAGTATACTGAAAATCTTAATTTACCATTTGAAATAAAAGGTGCACTCCTTTTTGAAAACCAAGCTCAATTTCATCCTAGAAAATACCTATTAAAGTTAGCAGAAAATATACCAGATTCCAACAACCAAATATATGAGCATACACGAATTGTTGATATAGAAAAAAGTGATAACTATACTTTAGTAACAGACACAGGCTTAAAAATCACTGCTTCAAAGGTTGTTCTAGCTTCTCATTTTCCCTTCTATGATAATTTAGGCTTATATTTTGCAAAACTTCGTCCCGAAAGATCTTATGTTGTTACTGCAAAAATTAAAAATAAGCTTCCTAGTGGTACCTTTGTGGCTAGCAGCAATGAAGACTGGTACTTTAGAGAAGAAAAATATAGAGACACCTCTATGCTAATTATTGGAGGTCAGGATCACAAAACAGCTCATGATAATGACATTAAAAATCGCTACTATGAACTAAAAAAATATGCAGAAACAACCTTTGATATTGAAAAATTTTTATACTGCTGGGCTACTCAAGATTATATAACTGTAGACGGCGTTCCTTATGTTGGTCATATTACTTCTTCTGAAGAAAATATATATGTAGCTACCGGTTATGGTGAATGGGGCATGACTAATGGCACTGCTGCTGCAAACATAATAAAAGATCTCATAGTTAATGGTAAAAGTCCCTATGAAGATATCTACAATCCTTCTCGTGAAATCCATCTTAGTAGTATAAAGAATATAGTTAGGGAAAATCTTGATGTAGCTAAAGAATTAATTAAAGGCAAACTTAAACTAGGATCTGATAATATTTCTTTAAAAAATGATGAAGGAAAAATAGTTAAAATTAATGGTGAAAAATATGGTGCTTATAAAGATATAAATGGGAAATTACATTTAGTTGATGTAACTTGCACCCATCTAGGCTGCGAATTAAAGTGGAATAACGCAGAAAAGTCCTGGGATTGCCCTTGTCATGGTTCAAGATTCACCTTTGAGGGGGATATTATAGAAGGCCCTGCAGTTTGCCGATTACATTATTACAAAGCAGGAAAAAATACAATTGATTCAAACATATAA